In Paenibacillus sp. 1781tsa1, one DNA window encodes the following:
- the truA gene encoding tRNA pseudouridine(38-40) synthase TruA, whose protein sequence is MRNLCMTLTYDGTAYYGFQVQPGGNTIQDHLEDAIRALTGEKVKITGSGRTDAGVHARRQIFNFPTESQIPIERWCIALNSRLPSDIVVIDAIEVSADFHSRYAAKKKTYRYTVNANQFPDVFNRRLQYHHHAKLDIMAMQEGLRHFIGTYDFTSFASRKSQKENHVRSVYEAWMEVDRSMCRDHPRDQGVIHIYVSGNGFLQHMVRIIVGTLLEIGEGKRKASDVPNMIAACNRSAAGPTAVSCGLMLWDLEYTKD, encoded by the coding sequence ATGCGGAACTTATGTATGACGTTAACTTATGATGGCACTGCCTATTACGGCTTTCAAGTACAGCCGGGTGGGAATACCATTCAGGATCATCTTGAAGATGCGATTCGTGCTTTAACCGGTGAGAAGGTTAAAATTACAGGTTCAGGCCGAACAGATGCAGGTGTTCACGCTCGCAGACAGATCTTCAATTTTCCTACGGAATCCCAGATCCCGATTGAACGTTGGTGTATTGCGCTCAACTCCAGATTACCCTCCGATATTGTTGTTATTGATGCGATTGAAGTTTCGGCTGATTTTCATTCTCGCTATGCAGCGAAAAAGAAAACATATCGATATACAGTCAATGCGAATCAATTTCCGGATGTATTCAACAGAAGACTGCAGTATCATCATCATGCGAAGCTTGATATTATGGCAATGCAGGAGGGCTTACGGCATTTCATAGGGACGTATGATTTTACCTCTTTTGCTTCACGCAAGTCTCAGAAAGAGAATCATGTCCGTTCGGTATACGAAGCATGGATGGAAGTGGACCGATCAATGTGCAGAGACCATCCGCGCGATCAGGGTGTCATTCACATTTATGTGAGTGGTAACGGCTTTTTGCAGCATATGGTTCGTATTATTGTTGGGACACTGCTGGAGATCGGAGAGGGCAAACGGAAAGCCTCTGATGTACCGAATATGATTGCTGCATGTAATCGATCTGCTGCAGGACCTACTGCAGTTAGCTGCGGTTTAATGCTCTGGGATCTTGAATATACAAAAGATTAA
- the rplQ gene encoding 50S ribosomal protein L17, with the protein MAYQKLGRNSSARKALFRDLVTDLFLYERIQTTEAKAKEVRSIAEKLITKAKKGDLHARRQVAAYVRRETIDGEQDAIQKLFSELSGRYAERPGGYTRILKLGPRRGDAAPMVYLELVDRA; encoded by the coding sequence ATGGCATACCAAAAGTTGGGCCGTAATTCCAGCGCACGTAAAGCTTTGTTCCGTGACCTGGTAACCGACCTGTTCTTATACGAACGCATTCAGACAACTGAAGCGAAAGCAAAAGAGGTTCGCTCTATTGCTGAAAAACTGATCACTAAAGCGAAAAAGGGAGATCTTCATGCCCGTCGCCAAGTGGCAGCTTATGTTCGCCGCGAAACTATCGATGGTGAGCAAGATGCAATCCAAAAACTGTTTAGCGAATTGTCCGGTCGTTACGCTGAGCGTCCAGGTGGATACACTCGTATCCTGAAACTGGGACCTCGTCGTGGTGACGCAGCGCCAATGGTTTACTTGGAACTGGTAGACCGCGCGTAA
- a CDS encoding DNA-directed RNA polymerase subunit alpha, with product MIEIEKPKIETVDVNDDGTYGKFVVEPLERGYGTTLGNSLRRILLSSLPGAAVSSVQIDGVLHEFATVPGVMEDVTEVILNLKALSLKIHSDEEKVLEIDAEGEGAITAGDIRADSDVEILNPDLHIATLGPGSRLHMRIFANRGRGYVQADRNKRDDQPIGVIPVDSIFTPISRVNYAVENTRVGQVTNYDKLTLEVWTDGSIRPEEAVSLGAKILTEHLMLFVGLTDEAKDAEIMVEKEEDKKEKVLEMTIEELDLSVRSYNCLKRAGINTVQELTTKTEEDMMKVRNLGRKSLEEVQEKLEELGLGLRTEE from the coding sequence GTGATTGAAATCGAAAAGCCGAAAATTGAGACGGTAGACGTCAACGATGATGGCACCTATGGGAAATTCGTAGTAGAACCGCTTGAGCGCGGATACGGTACGACGCTTGGAAACTCGCTTCGCCGAATCTTGCTCTCGTCACTGCCGGGTGCGGCAGTGTCTTCGGTTCAAATCGATGGCGTTCTGCATGAATTTGCTACAGTTCCTGGCGTAATGGAAGATGTTACGGAGGTTATTCTTAACCTGAAAGCTTTGTCGCTTAAGATTCATTCGGATGAGGAGAAAGTGCTCGAGATTGATGCTGAAGGCGAAGGAGCAATTACGGCTGGAGATATCCGTGCTGACTCCGATGTGGAAATCCTTAATCCGGATTTGCACATTGCTACGCTCGGACCAGGTTCGAGACTTCACATGCGTATTTTTGCCAATCGCGGTCGCGGCTACGTCCAGGCAGATCGGAATAAACGCGATGACCAGCCGATCGGCGTCATCCCAGTCGATTCCATCTTCACCCCGATCAGTCGCGTTAACTACGCTGTGGAAAATACGCGTGTCGGTCAAGTGACCAACTATGACAAGCTCACGTTGGAAGTTTGGACTGATGGAAGTATTCGTCCTGAAGAGGCTGTAAGCCTTGGCGCTAAAATTTTGACTGAGCATTTGATGCTCTTCGTGGGTCTTACAGACGAAGCGAAAGATGCAGAGATCATGGTCGAAAAAGAAGAAGACAAAAAAGAAAAAGTACTCGAAATGACGATCGAAGAGCTGGATCTCTCTGTTCGTTCCTACAACTGCCTCAAACGTGCTGGTATTAATACCGTGCAAGAGCTGACTACGAAAACGGAAGAAGACATGATGAAAGTCCGTAACCTCGGACGCAAGTCTTTGGAAGAAGTTCAAGAGAAGCTTGAGGAACTTGGTTTGGGACTCCGTACAGAAGAATAG
- the rpsK gene encoding 30S ribosomal protein S11, translated as MAKPKKVVRTKRRDRKNIESGVAHIRSTFNNTIVTITDPHGNAISWASSGGLGFRGSRKSTPFAAQMAAETAAKAAMEHGMKAVEVMVKGPGAGREAAIRSLQAAGLEVNLIKDVTPVPHNGCRPPKRRRV; from the coding sequence ATGGCTAAACCGAAAAAAGTCGTACGTACTAAACGTCGTGACCGTAAGAATATTGAATCTGGCGTGGCGCATATCCGTTCCACTTTCAATAACACTATCGTTACTATTACGGATCCTCACGGAAATGCAATTTCGTGGGCAAGCTCCGGCGGTCTCGGATTCAGAGGTTCCCGTAAATCGACTCCGTTTGCTGCACAAATGGCTGCTGAGACTGCTGCCAAAGCTGCAATGGAACATGGGATGAAAGCCGTTGAGGTTATGGTTAAAGGACCAGGCGCAGGCCGTGAAGCAGCGATCCGCTCTTTGCAAGCTGCTGGTCTTGAAGTTAACCTGATCAAAGACGTAACTCCAGTCCCGCATAACGGATGCCGTCCTCCAAAACGTCGTCGTGTCTAA
- the rpsM gene encoding 30S ribosomal protein S13 encodes MARIAGVDLPRDKRVEIALTYIFGIGKTTSQKILSTTGINPDTRVRDLTEDEVSKLRESIDKEVKVEGDLRREISLNIKRLTEIGCYRGVRHRRGLPVRGQRTKTNARTRKGPRRTVANKKK; translated from the coding sequence ATGGCACGTATAGCTGGTGTGGATTTGCCACGTGATAAGCGCGTTGAGATCGCCTTGACTTATATTTTCGGAATCGGTAAAACGACTTCCCAGAAAATTCTGAGCACAACAGGCATCAATCCGGACACTCGTGTTCGTGATTTGACGGAAGATGAAGTCAGCAAATTGCGTGAAAGTATCGATAAAGAGGTCAAAGTAGAAGGTGACCTGCGTCGAGAAATCTCTTTGAATATTAAACGTTTGACGGAGATCGGTTGTTACCGTGGAGTTCGTCATCGTCGTGGTCTGCCTGTTCGTGGACAACGTACGAAAACGAATGCTCGTACTCGTAAAGGTCCTCGTCGTACAGTAGCGAACAAGAAGAAATAA
- the rpmJ gene encoding 50S ribosomal protein L36 gives MKVRPSVKPICEKCKVIRRKGNVMVICENPKHKQKQG, from the coding sequence ATGAAGGTAAGACCTTCGGTCAAGCCGATTTGCGAAAAATGCAAAGTCATTCGCCGCAAAGGGAATGTTATGGTTATCTGTGAAAATCCGAAACACAAACAAAAACAAGGTTAA
- the infA gene encoding translation initiation factor IF-1: MAKEDVIEVEGTVLEPLPNATFKVELENGHQILAHVSGKLRMHFIRILTGDKVVVQLSPYDLTKGRITYRK; encoded by the coding sequence ATGGCCAAGGAAGATGTCATTGAAGTGGAAGGTACGGTTCTTGAACCGCTGCCGAATGCAACATTCAAGGTTGAGCTTGAGAACGGTCATCAAATTCTCGCTCACGTTTCCGGAAAACTACGGATGCACTTTATTCGTATCCTGACTGGAGACAAAGTAGTTGTTCAGTTGTCGCCTTATGATTTAACAAAAGGTCGCATAACTTACCGTAAATAG
- a CDS encoding KOW domain-containing RNA-binding protein, with the protein MNSQSNPQLGQLVKIRKGRNADQAAVIVAIADSKFVYIADGDKRKFDQPKKKNLLHLELQPMISSEVVNSLNESGRVTNGKLRYAVHSFLESTNIQAEEKGD; encoded by the coding sequence ATGAACAGTCAGTCTAATCCGCAGCTCGGTCAACTTGTGAAGATCCGTAAAGGCCGCAATGCGGACCAAGCCGCAGTAATTGTTGCTATAGCGGACAGTAAGTTCGTATATATCGCGGATGGAGACAAACGAAAGTTTGATCAACCCAAGAAGAAGAATCTTCTTCATCTTGAACTCCAGCCCATGATTAGCAGCGAGGTTGTGAACAGTTTAAACGAGAGTGGTCGGGTGACAAATGGAAAGCTCCGCTATGCGGTTCATTCATTTCTGGAATCCACCAACATTCAAGCTGAAGAGAAAGGAGACTGA
- the map gene encoding type I methionyl aminopeptidase, protein MIIGKSETELGLMREAGRIVAETHRLLAEHIAPGITTGELDHMADQYIRSQGAVPSFKGYNGFPASVCASVNEELVHGFPGKRKLNEGDIVTFDIGAQYQGYHGDSAWTYPVGRISEEARRLLDVTEASLYAGLALVKPDVRLFTISHAIQKYIEDEGFSVVREYVGHGIGADLHEEPQIPNYGLPDRGPRLKAGMVLAIEPMVNVGRRYVKTLEDNWTVVTVDGKLCAHFEHTVAVTPDGMEIFTKLNA, encoded by the coding sequence ATGATCATTGGTAAGTCCGAAACGGAACTGGGCTTGATGAGGGAAGCAGGGAGAATTGTTGCGGAAACGCATCGTCTCTTGGCAGAGCATATCGCTCCCGGTATTACGACTGGAGAACTTGACCATATGGCTGATCAATATATCCGCAGTCAAGGAGCTGTGCCGTCTTTCAAAGGTTATAACGGTTTCCCTGCCAGTGTGTGCGCTTCAGTAAATGAAGAGTTGGTACATGGATTTCCCGGCAAACGCAAGTTGAACGAGGGCGATATCGTTACGTTTGACATTGGCGCGCAGTACCAGGGGTATCATGGAGATTCCGCCTGGACTTATCCGGTCGGCCGTATTTCCGAAGAAGCCCGTCGTCTTCTGGACGTTACCGAGGCTTCGTTATACGCAGGTCTGGCGCTGGTAAAACCGGACGTTCGCTTGTTTACAATATCTCATGCGATTCAGAAATATATTGAAGATGAAGGGTTCTCCGTAGTTCGTGAATATGTCGGTCACGGCATAGGCGCAGATCTGCACGAAGAACCACAGATTCCGAACTATGGTCTTCCTGATCGGGGACCACGGCTTAAAGCGGGCATGGTGCTGGCCATAGAGCCGATGGTTAACGTAGGTAGACGGTATGTGAAAACGTTGGAAGATAACTGGACTGTCGTCACGGTTGATGGAAAGTTATGCGCCCACTTTGAACACACCGTAGCAGTTACACCAGATGGTATGGAAATTTTCACGAAACTGAATGCGTAG
- a CDS encoding adenylate kinase, with product MNILFMGPPGAGKGTQADVIVKEFGIPHISTGDAFRLAIKQGTPIGLKAKEYMDQGLLVPDDVTIGIVEERLQQPDCREGFLLDGFPRTLSQAEALDGILDRLNSGLDHVINLKVDRNKLLARLTGRRICKNCGSTYHVVFNPPKQEGICDKCAGELYQRSDDNEESVGTRLDEYINKTAPLLTFYETKGLLRQMNGEQDIDQVSQEIVSLLRG from the coding sequence GTGAACATCCTATTCATGGGCCCTCCTGGGGCAGGAAAAGGAACGCAAGCAGACGTCATCGTGAAAGAGTTCGGTATTCCCCATATTTCAACAGGCGATGCATTTCGTCTCGCGATCAAACAGGGAACTCCCATTGGCCTGAAAGCCAAGGAATATATGGATCAAGGATTGCTTGTACCAGATGATGTAACCATTGGCATCGTTGAAGAACGTTTGCAGCAGCCTGACTGCAGAGAAGGTTTCCTCTTGGACGGATTTCCAAGAACTCTTTCGCAAGCAGAAGCGCTCGATGGCATTCTGGATCGATTGAACTCAGGTCTCGATCATGTAATCAACCTGAAAGTGGATCGCAACAAATTGCTCGCTCGTTTGACGGGTCGTCGAATTTGTAAAAACTGTGGTTCCACTTATCATGTGGTATTCAATCCGCCTAAGCAGGAAGGTATTTGTGATAAATGCGCTGGTGAGTTGTATCAACGCTCTGATGATAATGAAGAGAGTGTAGGTACACGACTGGACGAGTATATCAACAAAACAGCACCACTCCTCACGTTCTATGAGACTAAAGGTCTTCTTCGTCAAATGAACGGAGAACAGGATATCGATCAAGTTTCTCAAGAAATCGTGTCCTTACTGAGAGGTTAA
- the secY gene encoding preprotein translocase subunit SecY — MFKTLKNIWRVEDLRKRVLFTLFVLIIYRIGSFVPVPGVNKDVFEATNSAGKEVFGLLNTFSGGALFQFSIFALGIVPYITASIIVQLLSMDVIPKLAEWAKQGEQGKKKSAQLTRYLTIGLALIQAFGTSIGFNRLYNTEMVPNATFADYILIAIVLTAGTSFLMWLGEQITEKGIGNGISILIFAGILSTVPNIIKQTIESDFIQPDQLFMNILKGVIIAIVIVLIIIGVIYIQQAIRKIPVQYAKRVVGNKMYGGQNTHIPLKINAAGVIPVIFASSLLMFPTIIANFWADRLWAQWIGQNLTTHKPLGMLLYVVMIFGFTFFYTFVQMNPQQMADNMKKNGGYIPGIRPGKATEKYLTRVMTRLTMAGAIFLAVISVLPVFLGALSGLPQSAQIGGTSLLIVIGVALDTMKQIESQLIKRHYKGFINK, encoded by the coding sequence ATGTTCAAGACCCTAAAGAATATCTGGCGGGTTGAAGATCTGCGCAAAAGGGTATTATTTACCCTTTTTGTACTGATCATTTACCGCATCGGATCCTTTGTTCCCGTACCGGGAGTTAACAAAGATGTGTTCGAAGCGACAAATTCTGCGGGTAAAGAAGTTTTTGGACTTCTCAATACGTTCTCGGGTGGAGCGCTCTTCCAGTTCTCGATATTTGCGCTCGGGATCGTGCCTTACATCACTGCGTCTATCATAGTACAGTTGCTTTCCATGGACGTTATTCCTAAATTAGCGGAATGGGCAAAGCAAGGTGAACAAGGTAAGAAGAAATCTGCACAGTTGACCCGTTATTTAACCATCGGGCTGGCATTGATTCAAGCGTTTGGTACGTCGATCGGATTCAACCGCTTGTACAATACAGAGATGGTGCCTAACGCTACATTTGCAGATTATATCTTGATCGCGATTGTACTTACGGCCGGTACTTCATTCCTGATGTGGCTTGGTGAGCAGATCACCGAGAAGGGCATAGGAAACGGGATATCGATCTTGATCTTTGCGGGTATCCTATCAACGGTGCCTAATATTATCAAACAAACCATCGAATCCGACTTCATTCAACCTGATCAACTGTTTATGAATATTCTTAAAGGTGTAATCATCGCAATTGTTATTGTGCTGATCATCATAGGGGTCATTTACATTCAGCAGGCGATTCGGAAAATTCCGGTACAGTACGCTAAACGTGTCGTAGGTAACAAAATGTACGGTGGACAGAATACACATATCCCGCTGAAAATTAATGCAGCAGGTGTTATCCCTGTCATCTTTGCTTCATCGCTGTTGATGTTCCCAACGATCATCGCCAACTTCTGGGCAGATCGCCTCTGGGCACAGTGGATCGGACAGAATCTGACTACACACAAACCTCTTGGTATGTTACTGTATGTTGTGATGATCTTCGGTTTCACATTCTTCTATACTTTCGTACAGATGAATCCACAGCAGATGGCTGATAATATGAAAAAGAACGGCGGTTACATCCCAGGCATTCGCCCGGGTAAAGCAACCGAGAAATATCTGACCCGTGTCATGACTCGTTTGACAATGGCCGGAGCCATTTTCTTGGCAGTCATTTCCGTTCTGCCTGTATTCTTAGGGGCACTTTCTGGTTTGCCTCAATCTGCGCAAATTGGAGGAACATCCCTCCTGATCGTTATCGGTGTTGCGCTGGATACGATGAAGCAAATCGAAAGCCAATTGATCAAACGCCACTACAAAGGTTTTATCAATAAATAG
- the rplO gene encoding 50S ribosomal protein L15, which yields MKLHELSPSPGSRKERKRLGRGPSSGTGKTSGRGHKGQNARSGGGVRPGFEGGQNPLYRRLPKRGFVNPTRKEYAVVNTEDLNSFAAGTEVTPEFLMTNGVVKNAKSGIKILGNGDVTVKLTVKANKFSQSAIEKIEAAGGTTEVI from the coding sequence ATGAAGTTACATGAGCTTTCACCATCTCCTGGATCCCGCAAAGAACGTAAACGTCTTGGTCGCGGTCCAAGTAGTGGTACAGGTAAAACATCAGGTCGCGGTCACAAAGGACAAAACGCTCGTTCTGGCGGTGGAGTACGTCCAGGCTTCGAAGGTGGACAAAATCCATTGTATCGTCGCTTGCCAAAACGTGGTTTTGTAAACCCAACTCGCAAAGAATATGCAGTTGTGAATACTGAAGACCTGAACAGTTTTGCTGCGGGTACTGAAGTAACTCCAGAATTCTTGATGACGAATGGCGTAGTTAAAAACGCTAAATCCGGAATCAAAATCCTGGGTAACGGTGATGTCACTGTGAAGCTGACTGTTAAAGCTAATAAGTTTTCTCAATCTGCTATTGAGAAAATTGAAGCTGCCGGCGGTACAACTGAGGTGATTTAA
- the rpmD gene encoding 50S ribosomal protein L30, which translates to MAKLEITLVRSLIGRPETQRTTVKTLGLRKINSKVVQNDNPAIRGMINKVSHLVAVKEVEA; encoded by the coding sequence ATGGCTAAATTAGAAATTACCCTCGTCCGCAGCTTGATCGGACGTCCGGAGACGCAAAGAACAACTGTGAAAACATTGGGTTTGCGCAAAATCAATAGCAAAGTGGTACAAAACGATAATCCTGCCATCCGTGGTATGATTAACAAAGTAAGCCACTTGGTTGCTGTTAAAGAAGTAGAAGCTTAA